The Caulifigura coniformis genome includes a region encoding these proteins:
- a CDS encoding deoxyribonuclease IV: MSIAGGLHKAVEAAARLGMDTVQVFTKSPSQWGLTPIAPGVGTGVQSGVSGTKNNNQWRGKPLVEHDIRLFREALDRTGLQHPCAHNSYLINVGSADQTLWQKSVDALVDEVERAEAFGLDGIVMHPGAAVGATEEEALARIVLGIDETHRRTPEARAELWLEATAGQGSCLGCRFEHLAFIIDNVEQPERLGVCIDTCHIFAAGYPIGTPDEFNATFRQLDDLVGLDRVRAFHVNDSKKPLGSRVDRHDHIGEGCLGLEPFRLLLNDERFARLPMYLETKKEQRDGEEMDAVNLRTLRALMAGAPSANRPSGQTKVQAKPSEGGVPAEPPPARKPATRARSRRP; the protein is encoded by the coding sequence ATGTCGATTGCGGGCGGTCTCCACAAAGCCGTGGAAGCCGCTGCACGTCTGGGGATGGACACGGTTCAGGTGTTCACAAAGTCCCCCTCGCAATGGGGACTGACCCCGATAGCCCCAGGAGTCGGAACAGGCGTCCAATCTGGTGTGTCTGGGACCAAGAACAACAACCAGTGGCGCGGCAAACCACTGGTCGAGCACGACATTCGCCTCTTCCGCGAGGCGCTCGACCGCACGGGCCTCCAGCATCCCTGCGCCCACAACAGCTATCTCATCAACGTCGGCAGCGCGGATCAGACGCTCTGGCAGAAATCGGTGGACGCCCTCGTCGATGAAGTCGAACGGGCCGAAGCCTTCGGCCTCGATGGGATCGTCATGCACCCTGGTGCTGCCGTGGGGGCGACGGAGGAAGAGGCGCTGGCCCGCATTGTTCTGGGCATCGATGAAACGCACCGTCGCACTCCAGAAGCCCGTGCAGAGCTCTGGCTGGAAGCGACGGCCGGGCAGGGATCGTGCCTCGGCTGCCGCTTCGAGCACCTCGCCTTCATCATCGACAACGTCGAGCAGCCCGAACGACTCGGCGTCTGCATCGACACCTGCCACATCTTCGCCGCCGGCTATCCGATCGGTACACCGGACGAGTTCAACGCGACGTTCCGGCAACTGGATGACCTGGTCGGCCTCGATCGTGTTCGGGCCTTTCACGTCAACGACAGCAAGAAGCCCCTTGGAAGCCGGGTCGACCGACACGACCACATCGGCGAAGGCTGCCTCGGCCTGGAACCCTTCCGCCTGCTGCTGAATGACGAGCGCTTCGCACGCCTGCCGATGTACCTCGAAACGAAGAAGGAACAACGTGACGGCGAAGAGATGGATGCCGTTAACCTGCGGACGCTGCGGGCCCTGATGGCGGGAGCGCCATCGGCGAACAGGCCCTCGGGACAGACGAAGGTCCAGGCGAAACCGTCGGAGGGCGGGGTTCCCGCCGAGCCGCCTCCGGCCAGGAAACCGGCCACCCGCGCCCGATCCCGCCGGCCTTGA